In a single window of the Amycolatopsis sp. cg5 genome:
- a CDS encoding glucosaminidase domain-containing protein — protein MRKLLPIIVLVLLGGTLSTPAEAADVLVVDPATATAFIDSAGPAAQRGRADYGVPASVTVAQAILESGWGRSAVNNNYFGIKCGSSGAGPIALGCADFITLECCPVHEVLASFRTYASMEDSFRDHGLFLASRARYAKAFAYPDDPNQFIREVHAAGYATDPGYSDKVIGLMQKYGLYRFDG, from the coding sequence ATGCGCAAGTTACTTCCGATCATCGTCCTGGTGCTGCTCGGCGGCACCCTGTCCACCCCGGCGGAGGCGGCCGACGTGCTCGTCGTCGACCCCGCGACGGCGACGGCGTTCATCGACTCCGCCGGTCCGGCCGCCCAGCGCGGCAGGGCCGACTACGGCGTGCCCGCGTCGGTGACCGTCGCGCAGGCGATCCTCGAATCGGGCTGGGGCCGCTCGGCGGTGAACAACAACTACTTCGGCATCAAATGCGGCTCGTCGGGCGCGGGCCCCATCGCGCTCGGCTGCGCGGACTTCATCACCCTCGAATGCTGCCCGGTCCACGAGGTGCTCGCGTCGTTCCGCACCTACGCGTCCATGGAGGACTCGTTCCGCGACCACGGCCTCTTCCTCGCCAGCCGCGCGCGCTACGCGAAGGCGTTCGCCTACCCCGACGACCCGAACCAGTTCATCCGCGAGGTGCACGCCGCGGGCTACGCCACCGACCCCGGCTACTCGGACAAGGTCATCGGCCTCATGCAGAAGTACGGTCTCTACCGCTTCGACGGCTGA
- a CDS encoding TetR family transcriptional regulator yields MSEGLRERKKLATRQALGWAALNLALEHGLENVRVEDIAAAAGVSERTFRNYFAGKHEALAARYYDSMVEVAATLAGRPRGEPLWDAIEHVLSETTREQGEQSTRMRDSLRALLAEPALQAEMMKVTFAAGNAFAKAVATRTGTDACDLYPRLVASAVGAAQHVATERWLHADPPIPLWPELREALRLLATGLPEPKGTT; encoded by the coding sequence GTGAGCGAGGGACTGCGCGAACGCAAGAAACTGGCCACCCGGCAGGCGCTGGGCTGGGCAGCGCTGAACCTCGCGCTCGAACACGGGCTGGAGAACGTGCGCGTCGAGGACATCGCCGCCGCGGCCGGGGTGTCCGAGCGGACCTTCCGCAACTACTTCGCAGGCAAGCACGAGGCGCTCGCCGCCCGGTACTACGACAGCATGGTCGAGGTCGCCGCGACGCTGGCGGGCCGTCCCAGAGGCGAACCGTTGTGGGACGCCATCGAGCACGTGCTGTCCGAGACCACGAGGGAGCAGGGCGAACAGAGCACGCGGATGCGCGACTCGCTTCGCGCCTTGCTGGCCGAACCCGCGCTGCAGGCGGAGATGATGAAGGTGACCTTCGCCGCGGGGAACGCCTTCGCGAAGGCCGTCGCCACGCGCACCGGCACCGACGCGTGCGATCTCTATCCCCGGCTGGTCGCGAGCGCGGTCGGGGCCGCGCAGCACGTCGCGACCGAACGCTGGCTGCACGCGGACCCGCCGATACCACTCTGGCCGGAGCTGCGGGAGGCGTTGCGCCTGCTCGCGACCGGTCTGCCGGAACCGAAGGGGACCACATGA
- a CDS encoding alpha/beta hydrolase: MNGIYHESRGSGPVLLFIPGGNGDAGPYSHVSHHLADRYTTVSYDRRGFSRSVLDAEPDDAKRLDVDLDDALGLLDEFTDQPAYVFGSCSGAIVALHLLARHPDRIKKIVVHEPPLASLLPDSDKWLGVLREIHDVFQSEGLALAMPKFAAAMGTAQRQAPAGDDIPDEVLEMVARMSANMDFWMRHELLVYPSLVPDLEALDALKDRIVLAGGLESKEHLPYLPNVVLAERFGAEVLDFPGDHVGYAPPHADEFAELLADALAKD; the protein is encoded by the coding sequence ATGAACGGGATCTACCACGAGTCACGCGGCAGCGGCCCGGTGCTGCTGTTCATCCCCGGCGGGAACGGGGACGCCGGACCGTACAGCCACGTCTCCCATCACCTCGCCGACCGCTACACCACCGTCAGCTACGACCGGCGTGGTTTCTCGCGCAGCGTGCTCGACGCCGAACCCGACGACGCCAAGCGGCTGGACGTCGACCTCGACGACGCGCTCGGCCTGCTGGACGAGTTCACCGATCAGCCCGCGTACGTGTTCGGCAGCTGCTCGGGCGCGATCGTCGCGCTGCACCTGCTCGCCCGGCACCCTGACCGGATCAAGAAGATCGTGGTGCACGAGCCGCCGCTGGCGTCCCTGCTGCCGGACAGCGACAAGTGGCTGGGGGTGTTGCGGGAGATCCATGACGTCTTCCAGTCGGAAGGGCTCGCGCTCGCGATGCCGAAGTTCGCCGCCGCGATGGGCACGGCGCAGCGGCAAGCGCCTGCCGGGGACGACATCCCGGACGAGGTGCTGGAGATGGTGGCCAGGATGAGCGCCAACATGGACTTCTGGATGCGGCACGAACTGCTGGTGTACCCCAGCCTGGTGCCGGACCTCGAAGCGCTGGACGCGCTGAAGGACCGGATCGTGCTCGCGGGCGGGCTGGAATCCAAGGAACACCTGCCGTATCTGCCGAATGTCGTGCTGGCCGAACGATTCGGCGCCGAGGTGCTCGACTTCCCCGGTGACCACGTCGGGTACGCGCCGCCGCACGCGGACGAGTTCGCCGAGCTGCTCGCGGACGCGCTCGCGAAGGACTGA
- a CDS encoding response regulator, translated as MLRVFLVDDHEVVRRGVSNLLDEDDGLTVVGQAGSVSQALARIPALRPDVVVLDVRLPDGNGIELARELLSKLPGVKCLMLTSYTDEQAMLDAVMAGASGYVIKDIRGMDLISAVHEVGAGRSLLDTRAAAMLMGKLREGGRKKGPLSQLTDQERTLLDLIGEGLTNRQIAERMFLAEKTVKNYVSRMLTKLGMQRRTQAAVLATELRGQHDVGAET; from the coding sequence ATGCTCCGGGTGTTCCTGGTCGACGATCACGAGGTGGTCCGGCGTGGGGTTTCGAACCTGCTGGACGAGGACGACGGGCTGACCGTCGTGGGCCAGGCCGGGAGCGTTTCCCAGGCGCTGGCCCGTATTCCGGCGTTGCGGCCGGACGTCGTCGTGCTCGACGTCCGGCTGCCGGACGGCAACGGCATCGAACTCGCGCGTGAGCTCCTGTCGAAACTGCCCGGCGTGAAATGCCTGATGCTCACCTCCTATACCGACGAACAGGCGATGCTCGACGCGGTGATGGCGGGCGCGAGCGGCTACGTCATCAAGGACATCAGGGGCATGGACCTGATCTCCGCCGTGCACGAGGTCGGCGCCGGGCGGTCGCTGCTCGACACCAGGGCCGCCGCGATGCTGATGGGCAAGCTGCGGGAAGGCGGCCGGAAGAAAGGACCGCTTTCCCAGCTCACCGATCAGGAACGCACCCTGCTCGACCTGATCGGTGAGGGCCTGACCAACCGTCAGATCGCCGAACGCATGTTCCTGGCCGAGAAGACGGTCAAGAACTACGTCTCCCGGATGCTCACGAAACTCGGGATGCAGCGCCGCACCCAGGCCGCGGTGCTCGCGACGGAGCTGCGCGGCCAGCACGACGTCGGCGCGGAAACCTGA
- a CDS encoding GAF domain-containing protein has product MARSELEGARHRAGTFSQLRVREVLHDLQDRIELLIGTRDKMDGLLDAMLAVASGLELDITLRCIVRAAIDLGEARYGALGVLAENGSLAEFVNLGIDDGTRALIGRLPEGHGLLGVMIDEIDPLRLTDLSRHPASAGFPPHHPPMRSFLGVPVRVRDEVFGNLYLTEKKNGEQFTEDDEMVLQALAAAAGIAIENAHLYQQARIRQQWLAATSEVTTELLAGTDPADALNLIADRALELTGSHVTILALPDSRADEDVEPEELAVTICAGPGKLGGARIAVASSVPGEVYRDRTPRTVPALTLPGGVELGPTLLVPLRAGDRTSGVLMAARETGAPGFDSRQLPVLASFADQAALALRLAEQQRAARELDVLADRDRIARDLHDHVIQRLFAVGLAMQSTHRRTKSPDLQQRLGESIDQMHEIVHEIRTAIFDLHGGQTGLRLRNRLHDIIDELTDDTSLHPTVSMAGTLDTLAPVLAKHAEAVVREAVGNAVRHARASNLMVDIGVRGDELRIAVSDDGVGIPSDAEHRGLRNLLERAESTGGRFVISHGRPGGAHVEWTAPLR; this is encoded by the coding sequence ATGGCCAGGTCGGAACTCGAAGGCGCACGACACCGCGCGGGCACGTTCTCACAACTCCGGGTCCGTGAGGTCCTGCACGACCTGCAAGACCGCATCGAGCTGCTGATCGGCACCCGCGACAAGATGGACGGCCTGCTCGACGCCATGCTGGCCGTGGCTTCGGGGCTCGAACTCGACATCACGCTGCGGTGCATCGTGCGGGCCGCGATCGACCTGGGCGAGGCCCGCTACGGCGCGCTGGGCGTGCTGGCGGAGAACGGCTCGCTCGCGGAGTTCGTCAACCTCGGTATCGACGACGGCACCCGGGCGCTGATCGGGCGGCTGCCGGAGGGGCACGGCCTGCTCGGCGTGATGATCGACGAGATCGACCCGCTGCGGCTCACCGATCTCTCCCGGCATCCGGCCTCGGCGGGCTTCCCGCCGCACCATCCGCCGATGCGGTCGTTCCTCGGCGTCCCGGTGCGGGTGCGCGACGAGGTCTTCGGCAACCTCTATCTGACGGAGAAGAAGAACGGCGAGCAGTTCACCGAGGACGACGAGATGGTGCTGCAGGCGCTGGCCGCGGCGGCGGGCATCGCCATCGAGAACGCGCACCTCTATCAGCAGGCGCGGATCCGGCAGCAGTGGCTGGCCGCGACCAGCGAGGTGACCACCGAGCTGCTGGCGGGCACCGACCCGGCCGACGCGCTGAACCTCATCGCCGACCGCGCGCTCGAACTCACCGGCTCGCACGTCACGATCCTCGCGCTCCCTGACTCCCGGGCGGACGAGGACGTCGAGCCGGAGGAGCTCGCGGTCACCATCTGCGCGGGCCCTGGCAAGCTGGGCGGAGCGCGGATCGCGGTCGCGTCCTCGGTGCCGGGGGAGGTGTACCGGGACCGGACACCGAGGACGGTGCCGGCGTTGACGTTGCCCGGCGGGGTCGAACTCGGGCCGACCCTGCTGGTGCCGCTGCGGGCGGGTGACCGGACTTCCGGGGTGCTGATGGCCGCACGCGAGACCGGCGCGCCGGGGTTCGATTCACGGCAGCTGCCCGTGCTGGCCTCGTTCGCGGACCAGGCGGCGCTGGCGCTGCGGCTCGCCGAGCAGCAACGCGCCGCGCGCGAGCTCGACGTGCTGGCCGACCGTGACCGGATCGCCCGTGACCTGCACGATCACGTGATCCAGCGGCTGTTCGCCGTCGGGCTCGCCATGCAGAGCACGCACCGACGGACGAAGTCACCCGATCTGCAGCAGCGGCTCGGTGAGAGCATCGACCAGATGCACGAGATCGTCCACGAGATCAGGACGGCGATCTTCGACCTGCACGGCGGGCAGACCGGCCTGCGGCTGCGCAACCGGCTGCACGACATCATCGACGAGCTGACCGACGACACGTCGCTGCATCCGACGGTCAGCATGGCCGGGACGCTCGACACCCTCGCGCCCGTGCTCGCCAAGCACGCCGAGGCGGTGGTCCGCGAGGCGGTCGGCAACGCCGTGCGGCACGCGCGGGCGTCGAACCTGATGGTCGACATCGGCGTGCGCGGCGACGAGCTCCGCATCGCGGTCAGTGACGACGGGGTCGGGATCCCGTCCGACGCCGAGCACCGCGGCCTGCGTAACCTGCTGGAGCGGGCCGAGTCCACCGGCGGCCGGTTCGTGATCAGCCACGGCCGCCCCGGCGGCGCGCACGTCGAATGGACGGCGCCGCTGCGGTGA
- a CDS encoding helix-turn-helix domain-containing protein: MPRPERPIEGDDSALAWFAEDLRRLREKAGKPTYRQLSSRAHYSAASLSEAAAGRKLPSLAVTLAFVDACDGDRGEWETRWRAVSAELSPPPGQPADVAGSVAPYAGLACFDVDDADRFFGRETVIADVVKRVREQRFVGVFGASGVGKSSVLRAGLVTRMRKDPMNQRVLVFTPGAHPIEECAVRLAELVGESVPELRAELALDPENLHLRIRQAMAERGDGAELLLVVDQFEEVFSLCEDSAEREWFIDALVLAATAATSRTRVVLGVRADFYGHCGRHPSLVAALSDAQVLLGPMSPDELREAITRPAAAADCAVETALVTRLVAEATGHPGVLPLLSHALLQTWRGRSGMTLTLAGYDKTGGIQHAVSRTAEEVYTGLSPARQTAVRHLFLRLTAPGDGAPDTRRRVSRRELGTDEDTSAVVDRLARARLVTLDHEYVEVAHEALIRHWPRLRGWLDDDREGLRLHRQLTDATDTWESLGGDTGALYRGTRLTRALDWATRNDTALTARERKFLHASRTVEIKTSRRLRQLVALLSVVSLVAVTATIFAVRAQRTATDERNAARAQIVASEAVTLYPGDPDLAVQLSLAAHKMAPTTRTRESLLSTVPLSVVTHPSEVLSVAFSPDRHTLATGDDDHTVRLWEVSDPRHPAAITTLPGHTAEINSVAYSPDGRTLASGSYDRSIRLWDVTDVAHPVELATISGHTEAVQSVAFSPDGRALATASVDHTLRLWDLTDPRHPTETSVLTDSLDSLLKVVFSADGNLVAAAGKDQIVWLWDVADRRHPVKVAAITGHTQVIATAAFSPTGRVLATAGDDQTVRMWDVSDPRHPVSLATLTGHADGIYAVSFSPDGRTLVSAGDDRAVKLWDVADPRHPVGMVTLTSHTDAVSSAVFSPDGRTLATGSWDNTTRLLDTDFQQAIDHACEHVHTPITQEQWERYFPGVDYARPC; the protein is encoded by the coding sequence GTGCCACGGCCTGAGCGCCCGATCGAGGGCGATGACAGCGCGCTGGCGTGGTTCGCGGAGGATCTGAGACGGCTGCGGGAGAAGGCGGGTAAACCGACCTATCGGCAGCTCAGTTCCCGTGCGCACTACTCGGCCGCCTCACTGTCCGAAGCGGCCGCGGGCCGTAAGCTGCCCAGTCTGGCGGTCACGCTGGCTTTTGTCGACGCCTGCGACGGCGACCGCGGTGAATGGGAAACGCGCTGGCGCGCCGTTTCAGCGGAATTGTCCCCGCCACCGGGACAGCCGGCCGATGTCGCGGGCTCGGTGGCCCCGTACGCCGGGCTGGCGTGTTTCGACGTCGACGACGCGGACCGGTTCTTCGGCCGCGAAACCGTCATCGCCGATGTGGTGAAACGGGTACGCGAACAACGGTTCGTCGGCGTGTTCGGCGCTTCCGGCGTCGGCAAGTCGTCGGTGCTGCGCGCCGGTCTGGTCACCCGGATGCGCAAAGATCCCATGAATCAGCGCGTGCTGGTGTTCACCCCCGGCGCGCACCCGATCGAAGAATGCGCGGTGCGGCTCGCCGAACTCGTCGGCGAATCCGTTCCGGAACTGCGCGCCGAGCTGGCGCTGGATCCCGAGAACCTGCATTTGCGCATCCGGCAGGCGATGGCCGAACGGGGCGACGGGGCCGAGTTGCTGCTCGTCGTCGACCAGTTCGAAGAAGTCTTTTCCCTCTGCGAGGATTCCGCCGAACGGGAATGGTTCATCGACGCGCTGGTGCTGGCCGCCACCGCCGCGACCAGCCGCACCCGCGTGGTGCTGGGCGTCCGCGCCGACTTCTACGGGCACTGCGGGCGGCACCCGTCGCTGGTCGCCGCGCTGAGCGACGCCCAGGTCCTGCTCGGGCCGATGAGCCCCGACGAACTTCGCGAAGCCATCACCCGGCCCGCCGCCGCGGCGGACTGCGCGGTCGAGACGGCGCTGGTGACCAGGCTGGTCGCCGAAGCCACCGGGCACCCCGGCGTGCTGCCGCTGCTGTCGCACGCGTTGCTGCAGACTTGGCGCGGCCGCAGCGGGATGACGCTGACGCTGGCCGGCTACGACAAGACCGGCGGTATCCAGCACGCGGTGTCACGCACTGCCGAGGAGGTCTACACCGGACTCAGCCCAGCGCGGCAGACTGCCGTCCGCCATCTCTTCCTGCGGCTGACCGCGCCCGGCGACGGCGCACCGGACACGCGCAGGCGGGTCTCGCGGCGCGAGCTCGGCACCGACGAGGACACCAGCGCGGTCGTCGACCGTCTCGCGCGGGCCCGGCTGGTCACCCTCGACCACGAATACGTCGAAGTGGCGCATGAAGCGCTCATCCGGCACTGGCCACGGTTGCGTGGCTGGCTCGACGACGACCGCGAAGGCCTGCGGCTGCACCGCCAGCTCACCGACGCCACCGACACCTGGGAGTCGCTCGGCGGCGACACCGGCGCGCTGTACCGCGGCACCCGGCTGACCAGGGCGCTGGACTGGGCGACCCGCAACGACACCGCGCTGACCGCCCGCGAGCGCAAGTTCCTGCACGCCAGCCGGACCGTCGAGATCAAGACCAGCAGGCGGCTGCGCCAGCTGGTCGCGCTGCTCAGCGTCGTCTCGCTGGTCGCGGTCACCGCGACGATCTTCGCGGTGCGCGCGCAGCGGACCGCCACGGACGAGCGCAACGCCGCCCGCGCGCAGATCGTGGCGAGCGAGGCCGTCACGCTCTATCCGGGCGACCCCGACCTGGCGGTCCAGCTCAGCCTGGCCGCGCACAAGATGGCGCCGACCACCCGTACCCGCGAGAGCCTGCTCAGCACCGTGCCGCTCTCGGTGGTGACCCACCCGAGCGAGGTGCTGTCGGTGGCGTTCAGCCCCGACCGGCACACGCTGGCCACCGGCGACGACGACCACACCGTGCGGCTGTGGGAGGTCTCGGACCCGCGGCATCCGGCGGCGATCACCACGCTGCCCGGCCACACCGCGGAGATCAACTCGGTGGCGTACAGCCCGGACGGCCGCACCCTGGCCTCCGGCAGCTACGACCGCTCCATCCGGCTGTGGGACGTCACCGACGTCGCCCACCCGGTGGAGCTCGCGACGATCAGCGGGCACACCGAAGCCGTCCAATCGGTGGCCTTCAGCCCCGACGGCCGCGCGCTGGCCACCGCGAGCGTCGACCACACCCTGCGGCTGTGGGACCTCACCGATCCTCGCCATCCGACCGAGACGTCCGTGCTCACCGACTCGCTCGATTCGCTGCTGAAGGTGGTGTTCAGCGCCGACGGGAACCTCGTCGCCGCGGCGGGCAAGGACCAGATCGTGTGGCTGTGGGACGTCGCCGACCGCCGCCACCCGGTCAAGGTGGCCGCGATCACCGGGCACACCCAGGTCATCGCGACGGCGGCGTTCAGCCCGACCGGACGCGTGCTGGCCACCGCCGGCGACGATCAGACCGTGCGCATGTGGGACGTCAGCGACCCCCGTCACCCGGTTTCACTGGCCACGCTCACCGGGCACGCGGACGGGATCTACGCGGTGTCGTTCAGTCCCGACGGGCGGACGCTGGTCTCCGCCGGCGACGACCGCGCCGTGAAACTGTGGGACGTCGCCGATCCACGGCACCCGGTCGGCATGGTCACGCTGACCAGCCACACCGACGCGGTCAGCTCGGCGGTGTTCAGCCCGGACGGCCGCACGCTGGCCACGGGCAGCTGGGACAACACGACCCGGCTGCTGGACACCGACTTCCAGCAGGCCATCGACCACGCCTGCGAGCACGTCCACACGCCGATCACCCAAGAGCAGTGGGAGCGCTACTTCCCCGGCGTGGACTACGCCCGCCCCTGCTGA
- a CDS encoding TetR family transcriptional regulator: MPYRRTPAVQARMDAQRASVLNAAIELLAEQGYAGCSMAAVAAKAGIATGSMYQHFENKAELAVELFRTVCAREVAAVVEASQEGELVERVVAVIETFAGRALKAPRLAYALLAEPVDPAVDEERLIFRRAFRDVFAERIAEAVEEGVLPPQDPQLTAAALVGAGAEALVGPLVDGAASPDTVPALVQFTLRALGGSV; the protein is encoded by the coding sequence GTGCCGTACCGGAGGACGCCTGCCGTGCAGGCCAGGATGGACGCCCAGCGCGCGAGCGTGCTCAACGCCGCCATCGAGCTGCTGGCCGAGCAGGGCTACGCCGGGTGTTCGATGGCGGCCGTCGCGGCGAAGGCCGGTATCGCGACCGGCAGCATGTATCAGCACTTCGAGAACAAGGCCGAGCTGGCCGTCGAGCTGTTCCGGACCGTCTGCGCCCGCGAGGTCGCCGCGGTCGTCGAGGCATCGCAGGAAGGCGAACTCGTCGAACGCGTGGTGGCGGTCATCGAGACGTTCGCCGGGCGTGCCTTGAAGGCGCCGCGGCTCGCGTACGCGCTGCTCGCCGAGCCCGTCGATCCGGCCGTCGACGAGGAACGGCTGATCTTCCGGCGTGCGTTCCGTGACGTGTTCGCCGAGCGCATCGCCGAAGCCGTCGAGGAAGGCGTTCTGCCGCCACAAGATCCGCAACTGACCGCCGCCGCGCTGGTCGGCGCCGGTGCCGAGGCGCTCGTCGGACCGTTGGTCGACGGCGCGGCGAGCCCGGACACCGTGCCCGCGCTGGTCCAGTTCACGCTCCGAGCACTGGGAGGCTCCGTATGA
- a CDS encoding acyl-CoA dehydrogenase family protein, with product MSTHEVTNQVPPLRDHDVAAYAPLLEGLEREGAGWAEPELRELGKLAGGEEAQEWARLVERNHPILHTHDRYGHRIDEVEFHPHWHDLMKVAVENGVHAAPWRENRVGAHVARAAKLFVWGQTDAGHLCPISMTYAAVPALRANPELAKTYEPLLSSPVYDYGLRVPSTKKGLIAGMSMTEKQGGSDVRANTTTAKPAGDGSYVLTGHKWFTSAPMSDLFLTLAQAPGGLSCFFVPRVLPDGTRNAIRLQRLKDKLGNRSNASSEIEYEGAHGWLVGEEGRGVPTIIQMVNLTRLDCAVSSAAGMRIGVAQAQHHATHRSAFGAKLIDQPLMRNVLADLAVEAEAATVVAMRLAGATDRAMAGDESESLFRRLGLAVSKYWVCKRAPAHAAEALECLGGNGYVEESGMPRLYRESPLPSIWEGSGNVAALDSLRAMAKQPESVEAFFGEVELAAGADPRLDEAVAGLRKQLSDFEDIEYRARRIVESMALVLQGSLLHRHGHPAVADAFCASRLDGDWGIAFGTLPSGVDTEAILTRSATRG from the coding sequence ATGAGCACGCACGAGGTCACCAACCAGGTCCCGCCGCTGCGCGACCACGACGTCGCCGCGTACGCGCCGCTGCTCGAAGGACTCGAGCGCGAGGGCGCCGGCTGGGCCGAACCCGAGCTGCGCGAACTCGGCAAGCTCGCCGGCGGTGAGGAGGCGCAGGAGTGGGCGCGGCTCGTCGAGCGCAACCATCCGATCCTGCACACGCACGACCGCTACGGGCACCGGATCGACGAGGTCGAGTTCCATCCGCACTGGCACGACCTGATGAAGGTCGCCGTCGAAAACGGTGTCCACGCCGCGCCTTGGCGTGAGAACCGGGTGGGCGCGCACGTCGCCAGGGCGGCGAAACTCTTTGTGTGGGGCCAAACCGACGCCGGTCACCTCTGCCCGATCTCGATGACGTACGCGGCCGTTCCTGCGCTGCGAGCCAATCCCGAACTCGCGAAGACGTACGAGCCGCTGCTGTCCTCGCCGGTCTACGACTACGGCTTACGGGTGCCCAGCACCAAAAAGGGCCTAATCGCGGGCATGTCGATGACCGAGAAGCAGGGCGGTTCGGACGTCCGCGCCAACACGACCACGGCAAAGCCCGCCGGCGACGGCTCGTACGTGCTGACCGGGCACAAGTGGTTCACGTCCGCGCCGATGTCCGATCTCTTCCTCACGCTCGCGCAGGCGCCGGGCGGGCTGTCGTGCTTCTTCGTCCCGCGTGTGCTGCCGGACGGCACGCGCAACGCGATTCGCTTGCAGCGCTTGAAGGACAAGCTCGGCAACCGGTCCAACGCGTCGTCGGAGATCGAGTACGAGGGCGCGCACGGCTGGCTGGTCGGCGAAGAGGGCCGGGGTGTGCCGACGATCATCCAGATGGTCAACCTGACCCGGCTCGACTGCGCGGTCTCGTCGGCCGCGGGTATGCGGATCGGGGTCGCGCAGGCGCAGCATCACGCGACGCACCGCAGCGCGTTCGGCGCGAAACTGATCGATCAGCCGTTGATGCGCAACGTGCTCGCGGACCTCGCGGTCGAGGCCGAAGCCGCGACCGTGGTCGCCATGCGGCTCGCCGGCGCCACCGACCGCGCGATGGCGGGGGACGAGTCCGAGTCGCTGTTCCGCCGTCTCGGGCTCGCGGTGAGCAAGTACTGGGTGTGCAAGCGCGCGCCCGCGCACGCGGCCGAGGCGCTGGAATGCCTGGGCGGCAACGGTTACGTCGAAGAGTCCGGGATGCCGAGGCTGTACCGCGAGTCGCCGCTGCCGTCGATCTGGGAAGGCTCCGGCAACGTCGCGGCGCTCGATTCCTTGCGTGCCATGGCGAAACAGCCCGAGTCCGTCGAGGCGTTCTTCGGCGAGGTCGAGCTGGCCGCCGGCGCCGACCCGAGGCTCGACGAAGCCGTCGCCGGGTTGCGCAAGCAGCTCAGCGACTTCGAGGACATCGAGTACCGCGCGCGGCGCATCGTCGAGTCGATGGCGTTGGTGCTGCAGGGTTCCCTGCTGCACCGGCACGGGCACCCCGCGGTCGCCGACGCGTTCTGCGCGTCGAGGCTCGACGGCGACTGGGGTATCGCCTTCGGGACTTTGCCGTCCGGCGTCGACACCGAGGCGATCCTCACGCGCTCGGCTACGCGCGGTTGA
- a CDS encoding sensor histidine kinase, whose product MALRARELLDRSRVLLDRSRVAAATFLTAPPKHGPEAPPRAIEAAPPVKQQESDGVLAGICSSVALRDLNLVDALLAQLEQMEAGEQNQDRLSELYKLDHLATRLRRNAENLRVLAGRDAGEPAPAPTSLVDVMRAAMSSIDHYSRVTIGRVVQLGVVGFASEDLSRVLAELFDNAANQSAPNTAVSVSAHLTEQGSVLLRIEDEGIGLPDERIDDLNARLNGAPVLDDESVRHMGIAVVGRLAGRHGMKVRLDRRTPNGTVATVMLPAGLMAELPESVWSGSQTVVFAQARRAEPMPRRTPVATAPPKAPKPKPTPHPRPASPSEGGITASGLPRRVSRSIRTLPDEPAPAAQGVNGHDQLLADLGAFSEGEQAARTEIDGEGNTR is encoded by the coding sequence ATGGCCTTACGGGCTCGGGAGTTGCTGGATCGCTCACGGGTCTTGCTGGACCGTTCGCGGGTGGCCGCCGCCACCTTCCTCACCGCGCCCCCGAAGCACGGCCCCGAAGCACCGCCGCGGGCCATCGAGGCGGCGCCGCCGGTCAAGCAGCAGGAATCCGATGGCGTGCTCGCCGGAATCTGTTCCAGCGTCGCGCTGCGTGACTTGAACCTGGTCGACGCGCTCCTCGCGCAGCTCGAGCAGATGGAAGCGGGCGAACAGAACCAAGATCGCCTTTCCGAGCTGTACAAGCTCGACCACCTCGCGACCCGCCTGCGCCGCAACGCCGAGAACCTCCGGGTGCTCGCCGGGCGTGACGCCGGCGAGCCCGCGCCCGCGCCGACCTCGCTGGTCGACGTGATGCGCGCGGCGATGTCGTCGATCGACCACTACTCCCGCGTCACGATCGGCCGGGTCGTCCAGCTCGGCGTGGTCGGGTTCGCGTCGGAGGACCTGAGCCGGGTGCTCGCGGAGCTGTTCGACAACGCGGCCAACCAGTCCGCGCCGAACACCGCGGTCAGCGTCAGCGCGCACCTCACCGAGCAGGGCAGTGTGCTGCTGCGCATCGAGGACGAGGGCATCGGCCTTCCCGACGAGCGCATCGACGACCTCAACGCCCGTCTCAACGGCGCGCCGGTGCTGGACGACGAATCGGTGCGGCACATGGGAATCGCGGTCGTCGGCAGGCTCGCGGGCAGGCACGGCATGAAGGTCAGGCTCGACCGCCGCACGCCCAACGGCACCGTCGCCACGGTGATGCTGCCCGCCGGGCTGATGGCCGAGCTGCCGGAGAGCGTCTGGTCCGGCTCGCAGACCGTCGTGTTCGCGCAGGCCAGGCGCGCGGAGCCGATGCCGCGCCGCACACCGGTCGCCACGGCGCCGCCCAAGGCGCCGAAGCCCAAGCCGACCCCGCATCCCAGGCCGGCGTCGCCGTCGGAAGGCGGCATCACCGCGAGCGGCCTGCCGCGCCGGGTCTCCCGCAGCATCAGGACGTTGCCGGACGAGCCCGCGCCCGCGGCGCAGGGCGTCAACGGGCACGACCAGCTGCTCGCGGACCTGGGCGCGTTCAGCGAGGGCGAGCAGGCGGCACGGACCGAGATCGATGGAGAAGGAAACACACGGTGA